The genomic interval TCGACCGGGCAGCGAGCGCACGCCGACGTTTCCGACCACGCTCGTCCTGCTGACGGTGCTGATCGCGATGGTCACCCAGGTCATTGGCGACAACGTCGCGCGCGCGTTCAGCCTCGTGGGTGCGCTTTCGATCGTCAGATTCCGGACGGTGGTGCGCGACACGGAGGACACGGCCTTCGTCATCTTCGCCGTCATCGTCGGAATGGCGGTTGGCGGCAACAACGTACCGGTCGCCGTGACGGGCATCGCCATCGTGACGGCGGCGGCGTTCTGGATGAAGCCGAAGGGGCTCGACGGCGCCGGTGGTCTGGAGTATACGCTTACGGTCCGTGTTGGCATCGGCCAGAATCTTCATGCCCTGGTAGGTAAGACCATCGAGACACACACGCTGGACCATCGCCTGCTATCGCTGACGACGGCCAAACAGGGGCTATCCCTCAACGCCTCCTACCTGATTCGGCTGCGTCCGGACAGGCTCCCTGACGACCTTCTCAAGCAGCTCAACGGCACCGACGGCGTGCAGGACGTCGGCATT from Acidobacteriota bacterium carries:
- a CDS encoding DUF4956 domain-containing protein — its product is MPELLANALAAGPTLAWETVAVRLVFALVLGRLVAVVYLWSRPGSERTPTFPTTLVLLTVLIAMVTQVIGDNVARAFSLVGALSIVRFRTVVRDTEDTAFVIFAVIVGMAVGGNNVPVAVTGIAIVTAAAFWMKPKGLDGAGGLEYTLTVRVGIGQNLHALVGKTIETHTLDHRLLSLTTAKQGLSLNASYLIRLRPDRLPDDLLKQLNGTDGVQDVGISTTREENEG